Proteins from a single region of Mytilus trossulus isolate FHL-02 chromosome 2, PNRI_Mtr1.1.1.hap1, whole genome shotgun sequence:
- the LOC134705533 gene encoding mucin-5AC-like — translation MSCLIFLVIFGLFATILGSPVRQSPCHGCRLQINPLSGSVQCDCPERRINKRSDGIKTHGHQTNTTHGHHTHVTHSHHTHTTHVHHHNHTHKPAHHGATYTPLTTLNMKLVSLINIEPLTTLKQLIQSTKHPCPAACIVMQHPDGWNYCRCPTTAPTPITAADLSTTIKVTKTTADLSTSDYASAVSIKDQTSASNNVDTSTESVSTDFSTTYAPTTALLTRKPAITTSILKLITTPLLTTSTTRAPTIKPTQDICAILCASQQGGDACHCSKPGLPG, via the exons atgtcgtgtttgatttttttggttatatttgGATTATTCGCAACAATACTTGGCAGTCCAGTCAGACAATCGCCATGTCATGGATGCCGTTTGCAGATCAATCCACTGTCGGGAAGTGTACAGTGTGACTGTCCTGAACGCagaa TTAATAAAAGGTCAGACGGTATAAAAACTCATGGCCACCAAACCAACACCACTCATGGCCATCATACCCACGTCACTCATAGCCACCATACCCACACCACGCATGTCCACCACCACAACCACACTCATAAACCGGCTCATCACGGCGCTACGTATACACCGCTTacaacattaaatatgaaactGGTTAGCCTAATAAATATTGAGCCGCTTACCACACTTAAACAACTTATACAATCGACAAAACATCCTTGTCCTGCTGCATGCATAGTGATGCAACATCCAGATGGTTGGAATTACTGTAGAT GCCCTACTACAGCCCCAACGCCTATCACTGCTGCAGACCTATcaacaacaataaaagtaaCTAAAACGACCGCAGATTTATCAACGTCTGATTATGCAAGCGCTGTATCAATAAAGGATCAAACTTCTGCCTCTAATAATGTTGATACATCGACAGAAAGTGTCTCAACAGATTTTTCAACGACATATGCGCCGACAACCGCGTTATTGACAAGAAAGCCTGCAATAACAACCTCAATTCTCAAACTCATAACGACGCCGTTACTTACAACTTCAACGACACGCGCACCAACAATCAAACCGACCCAAGACATTTGTGCTATTTTATGTGCTAGCCAGCAAGGTGGAGATGCTTGTCACTGCAGTAAACCAGGACTTCCgggataa
- the LOC134708391 gene encoding homeobox protein engrailed-1-B-like, whose product MRVKSLSIYLLTFNQKLCNFIQTIHSMDNIECVRIKTEVISDAEDEPIDIMETDESSRESPNENQELTFTNFSIDAILRPTFGVRPIQSERKSAFVEITRQNNPVPVPSPNGSEKSYKSSGSSSSSSSPAVSPGSESRSMLFPAWVYCTRYSDRPSSGPRSRKMKKSKKVDEKRPRTAFTSEQLSRLKKEFEANRYLTEDRRQALALELKLSDGQIKIWFQNKRAKIKKSSGENNLLAMHLMSQGLYNHSTVTDRDGEQ is encoded by the exons ATGAGAGTAAAatctttatctatttatttgttGACTTTTAACCAGAAACTTTGTAACTTTATACAAACAATTCATAGCATGGATAATATCGAATGTGTTAGAATTAAAACAGAAGTCATAAGTGACGCTGAGGACGAACCGATTGACATTATGGAAACAGATGAAAGTTCCAGAGAGTCTCCAAATGAAAACCAGGAACTTACTTTTACAAACTTTTCAATTGACGCTATACTGAGACCAACTTTTGGAGTGAGGCCTATACAAAGTGAAAGAAAATCAGCTTTTGTAGAAATTACAAGACAGAATAATCCTGTGCCTGTTCCTAGTCCGAATGGTTCTGAAAAATCATATAAGTCATCTGGATCATCTTCATCATCTTCCAGTCCAGCAGTATCACCAGGGTCGGAATCAAGATCGATGTTGTTTCCTGCTTGGGTTTATTGTACTCGGTATTCAGATAGACCTTCATCTG gACCAAGATccagaaaaatgaaaaagagtAAGAAAGTAGATGAAAAAAGACCAAGAACGGCTTTTACAAGCGAACAACTGTCTCGGCTAAAAAAGGAATTCGAGGCCAATCGATATCTGACAGAAGACAGACGACAGGCCCTTGCACTGGAACTAAAACTTTCAGACGGACAGATAAAGATTTGGTTCCAGAATAAACGCGCGAAAATCAAGAAATCATCTGGTGAAAATAACCTTCTTGCGATGCACTTAATGTCACAAGGACTTTATAATCATTCAACCGTAACAGACAGAGACGGAGAGCAATAA